tttatattatatatagatagagaaatagataaatataGATGACACATAAGCATGATAATAGTTAAATCAACAAATTTCAATTGAATATTATTAGAGAAATTTTGGGAGAAAATTTAGAGGCCGATTCttattagggatggcaacggatagggtacccgcgggtagtgccaatcccaaatccttatccgtttattttttaattacccgtatccttcccattatcctaacgggtgttttgcatcccatacccgtcccatttaattcacggatACCTCCGGGTACCCTTACacgttaaaaatcaataaataaaacaaaaaaaattacaaatttaacaaagtataaatttaatcaatccatttaaaaattgaataaattgaaccttaatcaataaaaataaggaaaaattacaaaactagatcaaatgggaggctcatttacatatttaacccatttactcaacctactacatatctagactgattttgtgtgacttttccataatactcctaaccttcccacttcccttACGTGAACGTTCTCTCCCCTCTTTTCCTTGGGTGTGCGAAATGGctgttggctcctccattaatgattccaagacttttgatcttcctatcttcctttaaattgcacgaaatctgcaccatttctccaaatcacaatgaatttctctttttcctctcttcatctcttgattctgcaacttcataatcctagaaaacgaagccatggttcttcatcttcctgttcctgctcgttacttggtttctttcttcttgttaccatcaaagaaatggctATTTTACGTTATTTCCATCATTTTTTTCCactttatcatattgttattgtcgcttttaagggtgaaaggtgcgaaaaatgtaagtatctgctgttttttctgcgtttttccatgaaatcacttcgcgtagtcaatgatttcgcgaagatctgcgaagagaaagagtctaaAACGCgacgatctacttcgcgaatcgattagttcgcgaagtctgtgagtagaaaagttcatgatttccctcgcagacttcacgaaagcatcgatatgcgacgtagatcgtcacgtttcagaccttgcatacctcgcgaaaacatcgattaATGAAGAAAAATCatctctttccctgcacatttacattcgtaTGCTTCGCCagtcctcatttcgcgaagccaaaatcgtctttttccctgcctaacacgattaatttttcctgaaggtggttgattacataacatccctttctagaagACAGCGTattgggctgcaggggagatgactttccttcctgtatagagataaatttccctcaagattgacacattcactttaaaatgattggttatgagagattgtgtcaatcttggtgtgcaccatgggacacgtccatcccaaaaggtctggacttccatttctcatcccaaaaggtgtggacttcctgtagagagagaaatttcctTCCAGATTAGTCAGGTTCACGTTGAAgcgatttgttaggagtttattgtggcaatcttgttgtaaattttgataatgttatgattttaatgttgttattgtggcaatcttattgtaaattttgataatgttatgattttaatgttagaatccgttgttgtttgacatttttttgttatataccacttcgcgaattatcttcaaaacacatccaggcttcgcatatgctaattaaattcatcaagtaaaccaaacattagcttcgcaggcttcgcaggcttcgcatatgctaattaaattcatcaagtaaacccaaacattagcttcgcaggcttcgcataatatcGAATCTGTGAAGTCAAACGGGAGGGagacagacgcgcgtaaatattgagggtattatgggaaagtcacacaaaatcagtctagatatgtagtaagtTGAGTAAATGGATTAAACATGTAAATGGACAttccatttgacccatttttgtaatttttcctaaaaataaagGTGCTTAATGGCATCACTTAATGGCCGAAGAATGAAAGGTTGTTAcatctaaaacacaataatattttttaatatatgaaaaatttatgacgggtaacgggtagcCTGGGAGGGTCTTCCCATACCTTTTATATAAGGTACatgtagtcccattagggtcgaaTAGTGTCGGGTACGTACGGGTagagtacccgttgccatccctaattcTTATAAAACTCCTAGCATTggataaatatttaataatataattaaaattaatttatcatattatattatatttttaattttacttaGTAAAAAAAGGCATAATACCAGTTGGCTTCccaatataattaaaattaatttatcatattttattatatttttaattttacttaGTAAAAAAAAGGCATAATATTCAGTGGGCTTCCTAAATTAAgatttcaaagtcaattaggaccttaaattataaaaatcatCGATCACGTCTTTGAATtaacaaaaaatcatcaatcgaGTCtccattctaaacaaaaatcatcaatcgagacctcatcgaaaatcattcggttgaacagtttcaaatCATCTTCCCCAAACCTATTTTGAacctcaattgataatttttgtttaattcagagatctaattgatgattttgatagttcagagtcctaattgattttgaagctttaaTTTAGAGACAAAAATGAATGTAATGcctaaaaaaaaagagaaaatgacACATCATTCGATCGTTGctgctttatatatataaataaatatagaaatatgccatgtttggtaaatagctttttggagtaaaattagaagtttgagacactttagaggttttgattAGTCAAACTTATAACAATGGTATTTGGTGAAGAGATGTTTGAAATAACTTATTTGTTTCAAAAaggtaattttgaaaaaactcattttatgagttttttcaattagcttattggcTCATTTCTTTTATGGACATTTTTACCCTTACTTAATACTCTTTAAttccaaataaatgttttatcatatcattatttatcattttacataAACAGCTCCGAGCAACTAGCTAAGTTTTATAAAATAAGTCACACAATCCACTATTCAAATCAGTTAATCAAAAAGATAATCGGCCAATATCAGCTAATAGTTAACAACTAATTGCCAAACCgcatagattttttttaaatgttatttaaagTTATATGAATATTTCCAAGTGGCCTTATTGTAAATAAGCAAAATGGttatttatttgaaataaacaaaatattaaaattaaatatattatttttattttgtaattttttttgataagcttttattttgtaattaatttttgCTAGTTAACATTCAGTTATGAATATTTGAAATAAGGAAATTCATATTTTGTAAATTCCCGCTTGCCGATATGATATGAATTGAAAAATCATTCTCGCTTCTTCTACTGCTGCGTTTGTGCTTCAATGGTCCAGGCTCctctctttttattttacttAGATTGTGATATCTCTTCTTACTTGGATCTGGAGGCTATACACTACTATATCCAGTTTTCTTCAGAATTGGAAACCCAAAATGGATCTCATTGAGATATCAGGGGAAGACGATTCACTTTTGTCTCATCAACTCAGTCCACTTGTTTCCAACAACAGTCCCTATTTCTCTTGTTCCCCTCTTCTCCAGATCCCTAGATCCACAGATTCTTTGAATCCTACTCTTCGTCCTGCCCATTTAAACGGTTAGGGATTTTCCTTTATCtaccctttttttttaatctaattgcATTCTTACTTATAATTCCATCAGCATTCTTAAAATTcgaactttgtttttttttttttctagataCTTGCATAATGTGCTTGTCTTTTGTTGTAAAATTTGATTTGTAGGCTCTGTTGCAAATGTTCCAAGAGGAATTACGATTTAATGTGTGTTTTTagcaatttaattatttatctagCAAGGATTAATTGGTAGATAAGAAATTGTGGTTTAGTTTGAGTATTGAATCTTACTACGGTTGACATAAGCTGTAAGTTCCCAAATTTGTTGCAGAGATTACTAAGGATAAGAAGGATATTAAAGATCACAATGTGGACAGGGAGAATGTTAATGCTAACAAATCAGAAGCGCTTAAACTCAGTGTTGAGCCACaacaaatgaagaagaagaagaagggtgGAGGATACAATCTCCGGAAGAGCTTAGCATGGGATAAAGCTTTTTCAACCGAAGGAGGTGTTTTCTTTGTGTGATCTGTTCACTTTTTCCCCtctttttattactattatGTTTTCTGGTTGTTAATTAAGTTTAGTCCTAAAGTTGAACAATTGCATTCTTATGTCCAGGTGTTCTAGATGCCTTCGAGTTATCAATGCTTAGTGGGAAAACGTTGTCAGTTATCCATGAAGGCCAAGAGTCATTATCAAGTGTATTGGGTGGTCCTAGGGTCTCACCTGGTCCTCGAGCACTTAGACATAATTTATTCAAGGAGTTGCCTTCAAGTTCTCGAAATGAAGGAAGTAAGGTAGCTGGTAAAATGTCACCAAAGCTCATGTATTCAGTTAAAGCTAAAACGCACCCAGCTTCTCCGGTCAGTCTTTCTCAATCAAACACTTGTTTTCCATTTTATTTGATGCTTTACTtgtgattttctttttcttcttctttaataCTTTTAGCATAACATGAAAGGAATAAAATTTACTATGATGTTCGAAATATTTGCTCAGGCCAAGCGTAAAGTTCTTTCAGCCCATGATATTTATAAAAGTTCCTCTAAAGGCAGTGGCTACGGCTACCCTCGCTCATTGGCTTCATCTTCATATccttttagattaatttcaACTTAGAGTAACTCGTTTGATGGTTTCCATAATTTCCTTGGTGTTCTTTTGTCATTCTTAGTCTATTTCTTCCAATGAAAATGTTGGCCTTAACTTCAAGATACTTTGAAAAGAATTTCAAAAGCAAATGCAACAAATGTGACAACTAACGAACCAAGAGTTTCTAAACAATTGGATACGAAGAATAAGCCTTTGGTTGTTTCCACAACTTCAAGAAGTTCTGTAACTAGCTCTAGCCACACAAAGCGCAATTCTACTTCTCAACCAGGTGCTTATTGTTGTATCTATTTTCAAAATGATCTGGAATTTTATTTCCTTGAAATAACTTCAAGAATCTATTTATCTCTCTATCAGATTTTAAATAATAGTTCTAGTTAACTCATTTGGTACATATTTCTGTTATGCAAGCCTGACCTTTACTTTTGCATCAAACTGAAATAAAATCTGAATTTCATGCATTTTCCAGCTACTGGTCAGAAAAGTATTGGAATCAGGGGCATTTCAAGCAGTGCAAAAGGTTTCCGAAATGATGCAAAATCTGGTCCCGCTGAAAAACTGATTAAAAAGTCAACTGCTCAACCAGTAAAAACTATGGTGAGAATTTGAAACTCTAGAACTTACAGTTTATTTCAACCCATCAGGCTGACAAACTTTCTAATACATTAGAGTTATTTTGTTCCTTTATCTATTTCTCTTGAAGCTAAAGGTCGCAGCAGAGCAGGAAATAAATTCGTCAACCGATTTACAACTTGGCAAGGTCAACCTAGCAATTAATAGCTCAGAAGGACTTCCAGCTGCAGTAGTTCCACAAGCTGCTGATCCACTAAATGGTTATGATAGCAATAGTAGAAAACATGCGGCTTCTTTGCCTCAAACTACTTGCTATTATGATGAAAACATGGAACATGCACAGACCCAAATAGCAAAACCATCAGGCTTGCGACAGCCTTCACCATCACTGGGGTTTTTTGGTCAGGTGTGTGCTGATATAAGCTTGATCTGATCATTTACATTTCTAAGAAAAACCATGATGTACACGACTAATATCATTCATCTatactaaatatattttaaagtttcAAAATGTTTGATTGGATGTTACTTACCATCTCTTACCCATTTGTAAAAATTGCTTTGCAGTCGAAACATTCCAATCCACATAGTGAGCTACAAAAAGGTCCTCAATCGTGCAATTTCCCTACTGTTAACAAAGTTGGTGCCTTAAATTCTGTTCAGAGGCCTCCACGACCATCTAGGAAGATACCTACTTGCTCAGTACCATCTCTCACGTCCACCATGAATGATGCTTCATGTGGAATAATAAAATCAGAATCAGAATTAAGTGACATCCAGAAGGTGGCATTGCTACTGCAAGTTAACTCTGAGAGTTCTGATATAGTAAACAGTGAGAAGCAGCTGCCTGATCCTGATTTAAAATCTTCCAATGATGGAGGTCCATGTGAAAAAGTTGAGAAGCTCTCTTGCACTAAGAATATAGGACTGAAAATCAATGATATTAAGTTGCCCGCACAAAGTGGTCCATGCGAACAGCTGGAGAAGGATGATGCCAAGATTGTTGTTGATGTTTGTCCCAGAAGTAAAGAATCCACTGGTGCTGGATTAGACTTGCCCCATTCTATTTCCCCCATTCAGCTCTTGGTAGAAGTTGAAGGTCCTTCTAAGATAAATAATACATTCGCCAAGCAACAAGTGGAAGACAGGAAATGTGAACCATCTATGGAGAGTTATAGTGTCAGTCCAGAGTCTCATACAGTAAGTATGAACAATGATCCTGACCATATTAGTTCAGAAGTGCATGGAGAGCAGTTATCTGGACTGGATGAGTTCGAGTTGAGTCCTCAACAAGCAGAACTGAAGAAGCCTGGCACCTGCAGAGTTGACCCAATTTCTGAGATGCAGAGCCAGAGACTTGAAACTTTGATGGAGGACTGCAGATCTTCTAAAAAAGGTGTCAAGGACTATATTTCAAAAGCTGCAGACAATGTTCTGGAAGTCCAAGATTGTGGTGCAGTTTCTTATTGTCCAACTCACATTACGGAGGCGGAGCCCACAAAAGATGAAACTAGTGGAACTAATTGCTTGAATGGGGGATTACATGTAGGAGAGGTGCAAATGCTGTCTGTAGAGTCTACTCTGTTGGTTGGAAGTTGCAAGAGTTCAACTCACACTTCAGCTGCAGATTCAAACTGGATGATTTTAGACAGTCCAAGTGCAGAATCTGCAAAACAAACTGAGGTTCTGAATTCTTGTTCCGTAACAGAACAAGTTTCACAGCATAATTTCGAACCACCTTCTAAGGGTTGCTTAGAGTATGGAAAATACTCTGAAGCAGGTCCTTCCGAGACAAAAGATACATTAGCCAAACAAGTGGAAGACAGGAAATGCAAACCATCTACAAAGAGTTATAGCGTCAGCCCACAGCCTCATACAGAAACTATGAAAAATAACTGGGACAAGACTGGTTCAGAAGTGAATGGAGAGCAATTAAGTGGACTGGATGAGTTTGAGCTGAGTCCCCAACAAGAAGAGTTGAAGAAGCCTGTCACCTGCAGAATTGACCCAATTTCTGATATGCAGAGCCAGAGACGTAATGGTACCTTGATGGGGGACTGTACATCTCCTGAAAAGAGTAACAAGGACTATATTTCAAATGCTGTGGATTACGCTCTGGAAGTCCAAGATCAGGGCGCTCACAGTACAGAGGCGGAGCGTACAAAAGATGAAACTAGCGAAACTGATTGCTTGAATGGGGGATTGCATGTAGGAGAGGTGCAAATGCTGTCTGTAGAGGCCACTCTGTTGGGTGTAAGTTGCAAGAGTTCAACTAACAAAGCAGGTTCAAACTTGATAATTATTGACAGTCCAAGTGCAAGATCTGCAGAACAAACAGAGGTTCTGAATTCTTGTTTTGTAACAGAAGAAGTTTTTCAGAATAATTGTGAACCGCCTTCTAAGAGTTTCTTACAGCATGGAAAATGCTCTGAAGTGTCCGAGGAGAAAGATCTCATTCAGAGTGTCAATAATTCTGAATCAAGAGCCTCTGACCTTTTTTGTTCATTGGCATCTGTTGATCAAGATTGTAATTTTGCGGCCAGTGGAAAGCTGGAGTACCAACACGTGGAAAATGCTTTTACAGCTTCTGTAGACAATGAGCCATTGGTCGGAAATTTCAGGCACAATGTTGAGATCTGCGGTGAAGCTAATGCCATGGAATTGAACATGATATACAAAAGCGATATAATTGGTGAAATCATCATTAACAATGTCTTGGAAGAAAAGAATTGTTTGGATAGTGCAGGTGACATTGGGACTAAACATGAAAATTCAGATGTCATTGCCAAAATCAGCTGCAGCCGAGTTGATGTTGCTTCTGGGATGAATGGTATGAGCTTGCATGGTGTAATCGACAAACAATCTGATCCTTCTGAGGAAAATTTCTTCTTCCCTGAATTACAGCCAGAAGCTTCATATTCCCCTGAAAAGGAAACTGTCGTGCTTCATAGTGATTGCTCTACTGACATGAGAGAACATGATGCAGAGCTTCAAAATCTTGATCTTGTGATTGAACAAGTTCGCCTGGAAAATGCAGGACTATGTTTAGATGATAACTTGTTGCTTATAAATACTTGTATTGAGTCTCAAGGGGAAGATGCTGTTAAGAATGTTCCAAGTGAATCAGAAAGTCTTGTTGTGGATGTTAATGTTGTCAGAGAGGTTGACTATCACTCCACGAGGCCATCATCTAAAGATTTTAATGACAGCAATTATCATGAACTTGACAATCAATCTTGTCCTTTCAATTTGAGTTCATCCTCCAACTCAGACTGCTATCAGATATCATCAGTTGCAAATTATGAGTCCAAGTGTGGTTCTTTGGATGAAAAAATTATTGGCGCATCAAGTGGAAGTAACCACCAAAATGTTCGTGAACCATATGATACCATTTTGCCTTCGGAAGCTGAAATTAACATTCACCAAAGCAATGGCAGTTTTGACAGTGAACTGATAGATGGATTATGTAGTGACATTGCAACGCTCTCACTGTAAGTATCTTAATTCAAGACTTCTCTGCAGGCtatagaatttatattttcttaGAATTGATTGTGTACATTTTAACATTGGATTTACCATATGTTATACCAGCAATAAATCTgatgaggacaagaagcaagaTACACCTGCAATAGAACCTCCACCAAATGCTGTTCCTTTTTCTGATGAATGGTTAGCTGCTCTTGAAGCTGCTGGAGAGGTATTTTAATTAATACTATAGTAGCATAATATTAGAGGAAAGTTACACATTGATCTAATGCAGTGGTGTTATCTGCAGGAAATTCTAGCCAAGAAATGTGGTGCAGTACAAAATTCACCCACAGACAAGTCTTCACCTGAACCTAATCCTTGGTCCCCGGTGAGGTTTTTTACACTATAGTATGTGCATGCTAGTTCTTAGTTTAATATTTGTCCATTGTTATGAGAACATGAAAAAGCAATATGAATGTAATCTTTGCCCTTTTTGCATCCAATATTCAGTCTGTTTGCCTTTGTTTAAAATTTCTGATGCAGCTTAACGCCAGCGCCTCATAGACGTCTCGTGAAATAGACATTACTCCTCTT
The window above is part of the Euphorbia lathyris chromosome 3, ddEupLath1.1, whole genome shotgun sequence genome. Proteins encoded here:
- the LOC136224922 gene encoding uncharacterized protein, yielding MDLIEISGEDDSLLSHQLSPLVSNNSPYFSCSPLLQIPRSTDSLNPTLRPAHLNEITKDKKDIKDHNVDRENVNANKSEALKLSVEPQQMKKKKKGGGYNLRKSLAWDKAFSTEGGVLDAFELSMLSGKTLSVIHEGQESLSSVLGGPRVSPGPRALRHNLFKELPSSSRNEGSKVAGKMSPKLMYSVKAKTHPASPAKRKVLSAHDIYKSSSKGSGYGYPRSLASSSLKRISKANATNVTTNEPRVSKQLDTKNKPLVVSTTSRSSVTSSSHTKRNSTSQPATGQKSIGIRGISSSAKGFRNDAKSGPAEKLIKKSTAQPVKTMLKVAAEQEINSSTDLQLGKVNLAINSSEGLPAAVVPQAADPLNGYDSNSRKHAASLPQTTCYYDENMEHAQTQIAKPSGLRQPSPSLGFFGQSKHSNPHSELQKGPQSCNFPTVNKVGALNSVQRPPRPSRKIPTCSVPSLTSTMNDASCGIIKSESELSDIQKVALLLQVNSESSDIVNSEKQLPDPDLKSSNDGGPCEKVEKLSCTKNIGLKINDIKLPAQSGPCEQLEKDDAKIVVDVCPRSKESTGAGLDLPHSISPIQLLVEVEGPSKINNTFAKQQVEDRKCEPSMESYSVSPESHTVSMNNDPDHISSEVHGEQLSGLDEFELSPQQAELKKPGTCRVDPISEMQSQRLETLMEDCRSSKKGVKDYISKAADNVLEVQDCGAVSYCPTHITEAEPTKDETSGTNCLNGGLHVGEVQMLSVESTLLVGSCKSSTHTSAADSNWMILDSPSAESAKQTEVLNSCSVTEQVSQHNFEPPSKGCLEYGKYSEAGPSETKDTLAKQVEDRKCKPSTKSYSVSPQPHTETMKNNWDKTGSEVNGEQLSGLDEFELSPQQEELKKPVTCRIDPISDMQSQRRNGTLMGDCTSPEKSNKDYISNAVDYALEVQDQGAHSTEAERTKDETSETDCLNGGLHVGEVQMLSVEATLLGVSCKSSTNKAGSNLIIIDSPSARSAEQTEVLNSCFVTEEVFQNNCEPPSKSFLQHGKCSEVSEEKDLIQSVNNSESRASDLFCSLASVDQDCNFAASGKLEYQHVENAFTASVDNEPLVGNFRHNVEICGEANAMELNMIYKSDIIGEIIINNVLEEKNCLDSAGDIGTKHENSDVIAKISCSRVDVASGMNGMSLHGVIDKQSDPSEENFFFPELQPEASYSPEKETVVLHSDCSTDMREHDAELQNLDLVIEQVRLENAGLCLDDNLLLINTCIESQGEDAVKNVPSESESLVVDVNVVREVDYHSTRPSSKDFNDSNYHELDNQSCPFNLSSSSNSDCYQISSVANYESKCGSLDEKIIGASSGSNHQNVREPYDTILPSEAEINIHQSNGSFDSELIDGLCSDIATLSLNKSDEDKKQDTPAIEPPPNAVPFSDEWLAALEAAGEEILAKKCGAVQNSPTDKSSPEPNPWSPVKRKNNQGLGPFDCTKCTNPAEPSSTSD